The Neochlamydia sp. S13 genome has a segment encoding these proteins:
- a CDS encoding leucine-rich repeat domain-containing protein translates to MMPSLSTSNTHPNFRLAVSENIEDAVSGKLMTRAVTLLPCGHTFNEDTAISCLARNKLCPLDSQHIERYTPNPTIRLQAKIAEDDFLSEFFRERYIALLGHLLNEPSIKGIPSLANLLENQFKILMSQFGEPLTEEEKINYKWTKNLLDENKKVRQFVFKKQHQNYQSPTSPSRVSPPSVFTSSSSDTSQEIGYYPHPFVSSISAASLYNIILQVHFPNGNGVFIEQTHIIDKIYKIDSNLSTEKKVLYIFQKLFTLAASLSPLEFEKDSGESQASTFSNSSSYLLNISRLLLWYHLPGGTEYLSQSPIQALPLKRKIELLIPWMKEYYARLNYLNLSFSNFISLPAEIGHLSQLQQLYLHDNQLTTLPSAIGQLSQLQRLYLYNNHLNTLPEAIGQLSQLKELFLSNNRLSTLPETIGQLCQLQYLFLSTNKLRALPETIGQLSQLRLLYLDNNQLTSLPEAMRQFSQLQQLNLSNNRLTTIPQFLKSEEIVIHRQCYLVPL, encoded by the coding sequence ATGATGCCCTCCCTTTCTACCTCTAACACTCACCCAAATTTTCGGCTTGCTGTCTCAGAAAATATAGAAGACGCCGTCTCAGGAAAGCTGATGACGCGAGCAGTGACTTTGCTTCCTTGCGGTCATACCTTTAATGAAGATACTGCCATCTCCTGTTTAGCGCGCAATAAGCTTTGCCCTCTCGATAGCCAACATATTGAGAGATATACACCCAACCCTACTATCAGACTCCAAGCTAAAATTGCTGAAGACGATTTTTTATCAGAATTTTTTAGAGAACGCTATATTGCCCTTTTGGGCCATCTTTTAAATGAACCTTCTATTAAAGGCATTCCTTCCCTGGCTAACTTGTTAGAAAATCAATTTAAAATCTTAATGAGCCAATTTGGCGAACCGCTAACAGAAGAAGAAAAAATAAATTATAAATGGACAAAGAATTTATTAGATGAAAATAAAAAAGTTAGGCAATTTGTTTTCAAAAAGCAGCATCAGAATTATCAAAGCCCTACTTCCCCTAGCAGGGTTTCTCCACCTTCTGTTTTCACTTCTTCGTCATCTGATACCTCACAAGAGATTGGATACTACCCTCATCCATTCGTATCCTCAATTTCCGCAGCTTCGCTTTACAACATTATTCTGCAAGTTCATTTTCCTAATGGAAATGGAGTTTTTATAGAACAAACTCATATTATAGATAAGATTTATAAAATTGACTCCAATCTTTCTACTGAAAAAAAAGTGCTCTATATCTTTCAAAAGCTTTTTACATTGGCCGCTTCTCTTTCTCCTTTAGAATTTGAAAAAGATAGTGGAGAAAGCCAAGCGTCGACTTTTTCTAATTCCTCCTCTTACCTACTAAATATTAGTCGCCTATTACTCTGGTATCATCTACCAGGAGGAACAGAGTACTTAAGCCAATCACCTATTCAAGCTTTACCTCTAAAGAGAAAAATAGAGTTGTTAATTCCTTGGATGAAAGAGTACTATGCCCGCCTTAATTACCTGAATTTAAGTTTTTCAAACTTTATATCTTTACCAGCCGAGATCGGACATCTTTCTCAGCTGCAACAACTTTACTTACACGATAACCAGCTAACTACTCTTCCCTCTGCTATCGGGCAACTCTCCCAGCTGCAACGACTCTACTTATACAACAACCATTTAAACACTCTGCCTGAAGCCATCGGGCAACTTTCCCAATTGAAAGAGCTTTTTTTATCCAATAATAGATTAAGTACACTCCCTGAAACTATTGGGCAACTTTGCCAGCTGCAATATCTTTTTTTATCCACTAATAAACTAAGAGCTCTTCCTGAAACCATTGGACAGCTCTCTCAACTAAGACTGCTTTACTTAGATAACAACCAGCTAACATCTCTTCCTGAGGCCATGAGACAGTTTTCTCAACTCCAGCAGCTAAACTTAAGTAATAACCGTTTAACTACTATTCCTCAGTTTCTTAAGAGCGAAGAGATCGTCATACATAGACAGTGTTATTTAGTTCCTCTTTAA